A DNA window from Patagioenas fasciata isolate bPatFas1 chromosome 1, bPatFas1.hap1, whole genome shotgun sequence contains the following coding sequences:
- the KCNJ15 gene encoding ATP-sensitive inward rectifier potassium channel 15 isoform X4 gives MEPTKINMSRLPLVNGGIDTVMLKAHKPRVMSKSGHSNVRIDKVDGIYLLYLQDLWTTVIDMKWRYKLTLFAATFVMTWFLFGVIYYAIAFLHGDLEINKFTPKREPCVKNVDSLTGAFLFSLESQTTIGYGFRFITEECPHAIFLLVAQLVITTLIEIFITGTFLAKIARPKKRAETIKFSHCAVITKHNGELCLVIRVANMRKSLLIQCQLSGKLLQTYETKEGERILLNQASVKFNVDSSSESPFLILPLTFYHILDESSPLRDLTPQNLKDKDFELVVLLNATVESTSAVCQSRTSYIPEEIHWGYEFVPVVSLSPNGKYVADFSQFEKIRRSTDSNYYSMDSEKQKLEEKYRQEDQRERELRTMLLQQSNV, from the coding sequence ATGGAACCCACAAAGATTAATATGTCTCGCCTGCCACTGGTTAACGGAGGCATCGACACTGTCATGCTCAAGGCACACAAACCCCGTGTGATGTCCAAAAGCGGTCACAGCAACGTGCGGATAGACAAAGTCGATGGCATTTACCTGCTCTACCTTCAAGACTTGTGGACTACAGTTATAGACATGAAGTGGAGGTACAAACTCACCTTATTTGCTGCTACTTTTGTTATGACCTGGTTCCTCTTTGGAGTTATCTACTATGCCATTGCATTCCTTCACGGTGATTTAGAAATAAACAAGTTCACTCCAAAGCGCGAGCCATGTGTCAAGAACGTAGACTCTCTGACTGGGGCATTTCTCTTCTCCCTGGAGTCACAAACAACCATTGGCTATGGATTTCGTTTCATTACAGAAGAGTGTCCTCATGCCATTTTCTTACTTGTAGCCCAACTGGTCATCACCACTTtgattgaaatcttcatcacagGTACCTTTCTGGCCAAAATTGCAAGACCTAAAAAACGGGCAGAGACTATTAAATTCAGCCACTGTGCCGTCATCACTAAACACAATGGAGAACTTTGCCTGGTGATTAGGGTAGCAAATATGAGGAAGAGTCTTCTGATACAGTGTCAACTGTCTGGGAAGCTTCTTCAGACATATGAAACCAAAGAAGGGGAACGGATACTGCTGAATCAAGCCAGTGTCAAGTTCAATGTTGACTCCTCTTCAGAGAGTCCTTTTCTCATTTTGCCTTTAACCTTCTACCATATTTTGGATGAGAGCAGCCCTTTGAGAGATCTCACACCTCAGAATCTCAAGGACAAGGACTTTGAGCTTGTAGTGCTCCTGAACGCCACAGTGGAGTCCACCAGTGCTGTCTGCCAAAGCAGGACTTCCTACATCCCCGAGGAGATCCACTGGGGCTATGAGTTCGTgcctgtggtttctctgtctCCAAATGGAAAGTACGTTGCAGATTTCAGTCAATTTGAGAAGATTAGGAGAAGCACAGATTCCAATTATTATAGCATGgactctgaaaaacaaaaattagaGGAGAAATACAGGCAGGAGGatcaaagagagagagaattgAGAACGATGTTATTACAGCAGAGCAATGTTTGA
- the KCNJ15 gene encoding ATP-sensitive inward rectifier potassium channel 15 isoform X2 translates to MSLFRALKKTCSLIKKRLFSRETTEAVRMEPTKINMSRLPLVNGGIDTVMLKAHKPRVMSKSGHSNVRIDKVDGIYLLYLQDLWTTVIDMKWRYKLTLFAATFVMTWFLFGVIYYAIAFLHGDLEINKFTPKREPCVKNVDSLTGAFLFSLESQTTIGYGFRFITEECPHAIFLLVAQLVITTLIEIFITGTFLAKIARPKKRAETIKFSHCAVITKHNGELCLVIRVANMRKSLLIQCQLSGKLLQTYETKEGERILLNQASVKFNVDSSSESPFLILPLTFYHILDESSPLRDLTPQNLKDKDFELVVLLNATVESTSAVCQSRTSYIPEEIHWGYEFVPVVSLSPNGKYVADFSQFEKIRRSTDSNYYSMDSEKQKLEEKYRQEDQRERELRTMLLQQSNV, encoded by the exons ATGTCTCTCTTCAGGGCATTAAAGAAAACCTGCTCACTAATCAAAAAGAGACTCTTCTCCAGAGAaac GACTGAAGCAGTGAGAATGGAACCCACAAAGATTAATATGTCTCGCCTGCCACTGGTTAACGGAGGCATCGACACTGTCATGCTCAAGGCACACAAACCCCGTGTGATGTCCAAAAGCGGTCACAGCAACGTGCGGATAGACAAAGTCGATGGCATTTACCTGCTCTACCTTCAAGACTTGTGGACTACAGTTATAGACATGAAGTGGAGGTACAAACTCACCTTATTTGCTGCTACTTTTGTTATGACCTGGTTCCTCTTTGGAGTTATCTACTATGCCATTGCATTCCTTCACGGTGATTTAGAAATAAACAAGTTCACTCCAAAGCGCGAGCCATGTGTCAAGAACGTAGACTCTCTGACTGGGGCATTTCTCTTCTCCCTGGAGTCACAAACAACCATTGGCTATGGATTTCGTTTCATTACAGAAGAGTGTCCTCATGCCATTTTCTTACTTGTAGCCCAACTGGTCATCACCACTTtgattgaaatcttcatcacagGTACCTTTCTGGCCAAAATTGCAAGACCTAAAAAACGGGCAGAGACTATTAAATTCAGCCACTGTGCCGTCATCACTAAACACAATGGAGAACTTTGCCTGGTGATTAGGGTAGCAAATATGAGGAAGAGTCTTCTGATACAGTGTCAACTGTCTGGGAAGCTTCTTCAGACATATGAAACCAAAGAAGGGGAACGGATACTGCTGAATCAAGCCAGTGTCAAGTTCAATGTTGACTCCTCTTCAGAGAGTCCTTTTCTCATTTTGCCTTTAACCTTCTACCATATTTTGGATGAGAGCAGCCCTTTGAGAGATCTCACACCTCAGAATCTCAAGGACAAGGACTTTGAGCTTGTAGTGCTCCTGAACGCCACAGTGGAGTCCACCAGTGCTGTCTGCCAAAGCAGGACTTCCTACATCCCCGAGGAGATCCACTGGGGCTATGAGTTCGTgcctgtggtttctctgtctCCAAATGGAAAGTACGTTGCAGATTTCAGTCAATTTGAGAAGATTAGGAGAAGCACAGATTCCAATTATTATAGCATGgactctgaaaaacaaaaattagaGGAGAAATACAGGCAGGAGGatcaaagagagagagaattgAGAACGATGTTATTACAGCAGAGCAATGTTTGA
- the KCNJ15 gene encoding ATP-sensitive inward rectifier potassium channel 15 isoform X3: MTEAVRMEPTKINMSRLPLVNGGIDTVMLKAHKPRVMSKSGHSNVRIDKVDGIYLLYLQDLWTTVIDMKWRYKLTLFAATFVMTWFLFGVIYYAIAFLHGDLEINKFTPKREPCVKNVDSLTGAFLFSLESQTTIGYGFRFITEECPHAIFLLVAQLVITTLIEIFITGTFLAKIARPKKRAETIKFSHCAVITKHNGELCLVIRVANMRKSLLIQCQLSGKLLQTYETKEGERILLNQASVKFNVDSSSESPFLILPLTFYHILDESSPLRDLTPQNLKDKDFELVVLLNATVESTSAVCQSRTSYIPEEIHWGYEFVPVVSLSPNGKYVADFSQFEKIRRSTDSNYYSMDSEKQKLEEKYRQEDQRERELRTMLLQQSNV, from the exons at GACTGAAGCAGTGAGAATGGAACCCACAAAGATTAATATGTCTCGCCTGCCACTGGTTAACGGAGGCATCGACACTGTCATGCTCAAGGCACACAAACCCCGTGTGATGTCCAAAAGCGGTCACAGCAACGTGCGGATAGACAAAGTCGATGGCATTTACCTGCTCTACCTTCAAGACTTGTGGACTACAGTTATAGACATGAAGTGGAGGTACAAACTCACCTTATTTGCTGCTACTTTTGTTATGACCTGGTTCCTCTTTGGAGTTATCTACTATGCCATTGCATTCCTTCACGGTGATTTAGAAATAAACAAGTTCACTCCAAAGCGCGAGCCATGTGTCAAGAACGTAGACTCTCTGACTGGGGCATTTCTCTTCTCCCTGGAGTCACAAACAACCATTGGCTATGGATTTCGTTTCATTACAGAAGAGTGTCCTCATGCCATTTTCTTACTTGTAGCCCAACTGGTCATCACCACTTtgattgaaatcttcatcacagGTACCTTTCTGGCCAAAATTGCAAGACCTAAAAAACGGGCAGAGACTATTAAATTCAGCCACTGTGCCGTCATCACTAAACACAATGGAGAACTTTGCCTGGTGATTAGGGTAGCAAATATGAGGAAGAGTCTTCTGATACAGTGTCAACTGTCTGGGAAGCTTCTTCAGACATATGAAACCAAAGAAGGGGAACGGATACTGCTGAATCAAGCCAGTGTCAAGTTCAATGTTGACTCCTCTTCAGAGAGTCCTTTTCTCATTTTGCCTTTAACCTTCTACCATATTTTGGATGAGAGCAGCCCTTTGAGAGATCTCACACCTCAGAATCTCAAGGACAAGGACTTTGAGCTTGTAGTGCTCCTGAACGCCACAGTGGAGTCCACCAGTGCTGTCTGCCAAAGCAGGACTTCCTACATCCCCGAGGAGATCCACTGGGGCTATGAGTTCGTgcctgtggtttctctgtctCCAAATGGAAAGTACGTTGCAGATTTCAGTCAATTTGAGAAGATTAGGAGAAGCACAGATTCCAATTATTATAGCATGgactctgaaaaacaaaaattagaGGAGAAATACAGGCAGGAGGatcaaagagagagagaattgAGAACGATGTTATTACAGCAGAGCAATGTTTGA
- the KCNJ15 gene encoding ATP-sensitive inward rectifier potassium channel 15 isoform X1 translates to MVCQGFVCPSPWDTPGPDWITLIFTKPVSPVPATPAQAHQLEHEEGKVEPWLPPSSWPPEKEELAALGSCSQEQASRTEAVRMEPTKINMSRLPLVNGGIDTVMLKAHKPRVMSKSGHSNVRIDKVDGIYLLYLQDLWTTVIDMKWRYKLTLFAATFVMTWFLFGVIYYAIAFLHGDLEINKFTPKREPCVKNVDSLTGAFLFSLESQTTIGYGFRFITEECPHAIFLLVAQLVITTLIEIFITGTFLAKIARPKKRAETIKFSHCAVITKHNGELCLVIRVANMRKSLLIQCQLSGKLLQTYETKEGERILLNQASVKFNVDSSSESPFLILPLTFYHILDESSPLRDLTPQNLKDKDFELVVLLNATVESTSAVCQSRTSYIPEEIHWGYEFVPVVSLSPNGKYVADFSQFEKIRRSTDSNYYSMDSEKQKLEEKYRQEDQRERELRTMLLQQSNV, encoded by the exons ATGGTATGCCAAGGGTTCGTGTGCCCCTCACCTTGGGATACCCCTGGCCCTGACTGGATAACTCTGATCTTCACCAAGCCTGTGAGCCCTGTCCCTGCCACACCAGCTCAAGCCCACCAGCTGGAGCACGAAGAAGGGAAGGTGGAGCCTTGGCTGCCTCCATCCTCGtggcctccagagaaggaggagctggcagccctggggagctgcTCCCAGGAGCAGGCGTCCAG GACTGAAGCAGTGAGAATGGAACCCACAAAGATTAATATGTCTCGCCTGCCACTGGTTAACGGAGGCATCGACACTGTCATGCTCAAGGCACACAAACCCCGTGTGATGTCCAAAAGCGGTCACAGCAACGTGCGGATAGACAAAGTCGATGGCATTTACCTGCTCTACCTTCAAGACTTGTGGACTACAGTTATAGACATGAAGTGGAGGTACAAACTCACCTTATTTGCTGCTACTTTTGTTATGACCTGGTTCCTCTTTGGAGTTATCTACTATGCCATTGCATTCCTTCACGGTGATTTAGAAATAAACAAGTTCACTCCAAAGCGCGAGCCATGTGTCAAGAACGTAGACTCTCTGACTGGGGCATTTCTCTTCTCCCTGGAGTCACAAACAACCATTGGCTATGGATTTCGTTTCATTACAGAAGAGTGTCCTCATGCCATTTTCTTACTTGTAGCCCAACTGGTCATCACCACTTtgattgaaatcttcatcacagGTACCTTTCTGGCCAAAATTGCAAGACCTAAAAAACGGGCAGAGACTATTAAATTCAGCCACTGTGCCGTCATCACTAAACACAATGGAGAACTTTGCCTGGTGATTAGGGTAGCAAATATGAGGAAGAGTCTTCTGATACAGTGTCAACTGTCTGGGAAGCTTCTTCAGACATATGAAACCAAAGAAGGGGAACGGATACTGCTGAATCAAGCCAGTGTCAAGTTCAATGTTGACTCCTCTTCAGAGAGTCCTTTTCTCATTTTGCCTTTAACCTTCTACCATATTTTGGATGAGAGCAGCCCTTTGAGAGATCTCACACCTCAGAATCTCAAGGACAAGGACTTTGAGCTTGTAGTGCTCCTGAACGCCACAGTGGAGTCCACCAGTGCTGTCTGCCAAAGCAGGACTTCCTACATCCCCGAGGAGATCCACTGGGGCTATGAGTTCGTgcctgtggtttctctgtctCCAAATGGAAAGTACGTTGCAGATTTCAGTCAATTTGAGAAGATTAGGAGAAGCACAGATTCCAATTATTATAGCATGgactctgaaaaacaaaaattagaGGAGAAATACAGGCAGGAGGatcaaagagagagagaattgAGAACGATGTTATTACAGCAGAGCAATGTTTGA